The following are encoded in a window of Flavobacterium cupriresistens genomic DNA:
- a CDS encoding PorP/SprF family type IX secretion system membrane protein yields the protein MKLYIKLLETYFILICSFITFCASAQQDPQYTQYMYNTMAINPAYAGSTGTLEATLLHRSQWVGISGAPETQSFSAHTPLRNEKIGLGLSVVNDKIGPSSELYLDGNFSYSLPLGYEKRLAFGLKAGFRMLDIDWSKGRFYDENDVLLNQNISNQMKLAVGAGIYYYTDKWYVGFSVPSFIQNDYYDDVQESIDYDRLHYYLMGGYVFDLSPNLKFKPAFLVKAVNGAPLTADVSANFMIAEKFVIGGAYRTDDSVSILAGFQITKSFYLGYAFDYTVSQLNKYNDGTHEFILRYQFTKNQSKIKSPRFF from the coding sequence ATGAAACTATATATAAAATTATTAGAAACGTATTTCATTCTAATATGTTCTTTTATTACATTTTGTGCCAGCGCACAACAGGATCCACAGTACACGCAATACATGTACAACACTATGGCGATAAATCCGGCTTATGCCGGATCTACCGGAACTTTAGAAGCAACACTTTTGCATCGTTCTCAATGGGTTGGAATTTCCGGTGCTCCGGAAACACAATCGTTTTCTGCTCACACACCACTCCGCAATGAGAAAATTGGTCTGGGACTAAGTGTCGTAAACGACAAAATCGGTCCTTCAAGCGAATTGTATCTGGATGGAAACTTCTCTTATTCATTGCCACTTGGTTATGAAAAAAGATTAGCATTTGGTTTAAAAGCAGGTTTTAGAATGTTGGATATAGATTGGTCTAAAGGGAGATTTTATGATGAGAACGATGTTTTGTTAAATCAAAACATTAGCAACCAGATGAAACTGGCAGTTGGAGCGGGAATTTATTATTACACCGACAAATGGTATGTTGGGTTTTCAGTTCCAAGCTTCATTCAGAATGATTATTACGATGATGTACAAGAATCAATAGATTATGATCGCTTACATTATTATTTAATGGGAGGATATGTATTTGACTTAAGTCCAAATTTAAAATTTAAACCGGCATTTTTAGTAAAAGCAGTAAATGGAGCTCCACTTACTGCTGATGTGTCGGCGAATTTTATGATTGCGGAAAAATTTGTAATTGGAGGTGCCTACAGAACGGATGATTCCGTTAGTATCTTGGCAGGCTTTCAAATAACAAAAAGTTTTTACCTCGGATATGCTTTCGATTATACGGTCAGCCAGTTAAATAAGTACAACGATGGTACACATGAATTCATTCTGCGCTACCAGTTTACTAAAAATCAAAGTAAAATCAAATCCCCAAGATTCTTCTAA
- a CDS encoding OmpA family protein, whose amino-acid sequence MKKLYILSLFVSFTVSFAQTNLKKADALFKNFSYLDASKAYEECLQNIKSPSAQTLKNAADSYYFNSDSRNALKWYRKLYEVQGNNLTDIYYLRYIQSMKAVMDYDEADRVTKEYLNKKGDQKEINRYVAQKTQMDSLAKTKSLYQIRNLDINTSKSDFGATYFVDKIVFSSARDTTKFGDKLYTWNNQPFLNLYLADRNPADGSLFNETVFLANVMTKYHEATATFDSSGKTIYYSTNIVKKNKLVVDENKINNFQIIEGKIVDNKLENPQKVFFDSEEYSVGHPSLSDDGQLLFFASDMPNGFGETDLYYVKIAADGTMSSPVNLGPKINTIGNEVFPFFRNGVLYFSSDGHYGWGDLDIYESKMLSDGSFTTPRNLGAPINSNKDDFSFIIDKAGELGYISSNRDGGKGDDDIYAFEKGKPICNQSISGMAVDRKTKLPLDDVVIMAYNSYSEVLGETKTNYEGKYAIEVPCGKVIKMIAAKMNYSSDEKTVETTKVNGGEIKDVNFELSNYDDLVVKKKGVEKVDVKPIYFDYDKYDITPLAIEELTKVVFIMQKFPNIRIKIESHTDSRGKDAYNMVLSDKRAKSTRDYIVSQGIDASRIESAIGYGESRLINRCKNGVKCSEAEHLLNRRSDFIIIQK is encoded by the coding sequence ATGAAAAAATTGTATATACTAAGTTTATTCGTGAGTTTTACGGTTAGTTTTGCTCAAACGAATTTAAAGAAAGCGGACGCATTGTTTAAAAACTTTTCCTATTTAGATGCTTCAAAAGCCTATGAGGAGTGTTTGCAAAACATAAAAAGTCCTTCAGCACAAACGTTAAAGAACGCTGCTGATTCGTATTACTTCAATTCCGATTCAAGGAATGCACTCAAATGGTACAGGAAGTTATACGAAGTGCAAGGCAATAATTTAACAGATATCTACTACCTGCGTTACATTCAATCTATGAAAGCAGTTATGGATTATGACGAGGCAGATAGGGTCACAAAAGAATATTTAAATAAAAAAGGAGATCAAAAAGAGATCAATCGCTATGTCGCTCAGAAAACCCAAATGGATAGTTTAGCTAAAACGAAATCTCTTTATCAAATTAGAAATTTAGATATTAACACCAGTAAATCTGATTTTGGAGCTACTTATTTTGTAGATAAAATTGTATTCTCTTCTGCCCGAGACACAACAAAATTCGGAGATAAGTTATACACCTGGAACAACCAGCCTTTCCTGAATTTGTATTTGGCCGACAGAAATCCTGCCGATGGTAGTTTGTTTAACGAAACAGTGTTTCTGGCAAACGTAATGACTAAATACCATGAGGCGACAGCCACTTTTGACAGTAGCGGGAAAACCATTTACTATTCAACAAATATTGTAAAGAAAAACAAACTGGTTGTAGATGAAAACAAAATCAACAATTTTCAAATTATCGAAGGAAAAATAGTAGATAATAAACTCGAGAATCCGCAAAAAGTGTTTTTTGACAGTGAAGAGTATTCCGTTGGACACCCTTCTTTAAGTGATGACGGGCAGTTGCTCTTTTTTGCGTCAGACATGCCGAACGGATTTGGTGAAACAGATTTGTATTATGTGAAAATTGCGGCCGACGGAACCATGAGTTCTCCTGTAAATTTAGGACCAAAAATCAATACAATTGGGAATGAAGTTTTTCCTTTTTTCAGAAACGGAGTTCTTTATTTTTCTTCAGACGGGCATTATGGCTGGGGAGATTTAGATATTTATGAAAGTAAAATGTTGTCTGATGGAAGTTTTACTACACCCCGAAATTTAGGAGCGCCAATAAACAGTAACAAAGATGATTTTTCTTTTATAATTGATAAGGCCGGTGAATTGGGGTACATTTCTTCCAACAGAGACGGCGGTAAAGGAGACGACGATATTTACGCTTTTGAAAAAGGAAAACCAATTTGCAATCAATCGATATCCGGTATGGCAGTCGACAGAAAAACCAAATTGCCACTGGACGATGTTGTAATTATGGCTTACAATTCCTATAGCGAAGTTCTGGGCGAAACAAAAACCAACTATGAGGGCAAATATGCAATAGAAGTTCCTTGTGGGAAAGTGATTAAAATGATTGCGGCAAAAATGAACTACAGTAGTGATGAAAAAACAGTAGAAACTACCAAGGTAAACGGAGGCGAAATCAAAGATGTCAATTTTGAACTTAGTAATTACGATGACTTAGTCGTAAAGAAAAAAGGAGTTGAAAAAGTAGACGTAAAACCAATTTATTTTGATTATGATAAGTACGATATTACACCTCTGGCTATCGAAGAGCTAACTAAGGTTGTTTTTATCATGCAAAAATTTCCAAACATCCGAATCAAAATAGAATCTCATACCGATTCTCGCGGAAAGGATGCTTATAATATGGTGCTTTCAGATAAAAGAGCCAAATCAACCCGTGATTATATTGTTTCTCAGGGGATTGACGCTTCCAGAATAGAAAGTGCAATAGGGTATGGGGAAAGCAGACTAATTAACAGATGTAAAAATGGTGTAAAATGTTCAGAAGCAGAGCATTTATTAAACAGACGTTCTGACTTTATCATTATCCAGAAATAG
- the ligA gene encoding NAD-dependent DNA ligase LigA, protein MSIQETIQTLRNELNQHNYNYYVLDNATISDYEFDIKLKELQDLENKNPEFFDENSPTQRVGGTVTKNFKTIAHQYRMYSLDNSYSKDDLKDWQNRIQKVLGNVDLQYTCELKYDGASISITYENGKLTQALTRGDGFQGDDVTNNIKTIKSIPLQLKGNYPDRFDIRGEIILPYAGFEKMNQELIEIGETPYSNPRNTASGSLKLQDSAEVAKRPLECLLYFVTGNNLPFSSQYDGLESARKWGFKVPNEAKLVHNLQEVFDFIDYWDVHRHELPYETDGVVIKVNSIQHQEELGYTAKSPRWAIAYKFKSEQVSTKLNSISYQVGRTGAITPVANLEPVQLAGTVVKRASLHNADQIEKLDIRINDTVFVEKGGEIIPKIIAVDLEKRPENSEITHYITHCPECQTELVRNEGEANHYCPNFYGCPPQIIGRIQHYISRKAMDIEGLGGETVALLFNNGLVHNYADLYELTVAQILPLERMAQKSAENLVNGVQKSKEIPFESVLFALGIRFVGETVAKKLAKHYKNIDALAQASLMDLILVDEIGERIAKSVIEFFENEENQSIIDRLKNQGVQFEIVEKVNPNATDKFAGKTFVVSGVFTQFSRDELKKAIEDNGGKVGSSISAKTDFVVAGDNMGPAKLEKANKLNIPILSEEDFINKLNESE, encoded by the coding sequence ATGAGTATTCAAGAGACCATTCAAACGTTACGAAACGAACTTAATCAGCACAATTACAATTATTATGTACTTGATAATGCTACAATTTCGGATTATGAATTTGACATCAAATTAAAAGAGCTTCAGGACTTAGAAAATAAGAATCCGGAGTTTTTTGACGAAAATTCACCAACGCAGCGAGTAGGAGGTACGGTTACCAAGAATTTTAAAACAATTGCACATCAATACCGAATGTATTCTCTGGACAATTCTTACTCCAAAGACGATTTGAAAGATTGGCAAAACCGAATCCAGAAAGTACTGGGCAATGTTGATTTGCAATATACCTGCGAACTAAAGTACGATGGTGCTTCAATAAGCATTACGTACGAAAACGGAAAATTGACTCAGGCTTTAACACGTGGTGATGGTTTTCAGGGAGATGATGTAACGAACAATATTAAAACCATAAAATCAATTCCGTTACAGCTAAAAGGAAATTACCCGGATCGATTTGATATCCGTGGAGAAATTATACTTCCTTATGCCGGTTTTGAAAAAATGAACCAGGAATTAATCGAAATTGGCGAAACGCCTTATTCCAACCCAAGAAATACAGCTTCGGGAAGCTTAAAATTACAGGATAGTGCTGAGGTTGCCAAACGTCCGTTAGAATGCCTATTGTATTTTGTAACCGGTAATAATCTGCCTTTTTCCTCTCAGTATGATGGATTGGAATCAGCTCGAAAATGGGGCTTTAAAGTACCAAACGAAGCCAAATTAGTTCATAACCTGCAAGAAGTTTTTGATTTTATTGATTATTGGGACGTTCATCGTCACGAACTGCCTTATGAAACAGATGGTGTAGTAATAAAAGTAAACAGCATTCAGCATCAGGAAGAATTAGGTTATACAGCAAAATCACCGCGCTGGGCTATTGCCTATAAGTTCAAATCTGAACAAGTTTCAACGAAATTAAATTCAATCTCCTATCAGGTAGGGCGCACAGGAGCAATTACACCCGTGGCAAACTTAGAACCTGTTCAATTGGCAGGAACCGTTGTAAAAAGAGCTTCTTTGCATAATGCAGATCAGATTGAGAAATTAGATATTAGAATTAACGATACCGTTTTTGTTGAAAAAGGAGGAGAAATTATTCCTAAAATCATTGCTGTAGATTTAGAAAAACGTCCTGAGAATTCGGAAATAACACACTATATAACACACTGTCCGGAATGTCAGACTGAGTTGGTCAGAAACGAAGGAGAAGCCAATCACTATTGCCCTAATTTTTATGGATGTCCGCCGCAGATTATCGGACGTATTCAGCATTATATTTCAAGAAAAGCGATGGATATTGAAGGTCTTGGAGGTGAAACGGTTGCTTTGCTTTTTAATAACGGATTGGTACATAATTATGCCGATTTGTATGAATTGACCGTAGCGCAAATTTTGCCTTTGGAAAGAATGGCACAAAAATCGGCTGAAAATCTGGTAAATGGAGTTCAAAAATCAAAAGAGATTCCGTTCGAGAGTGTCTTGTTTGCTTTAGGTATTCGTTTTGTTGGAGAGACAGTAGCAAAAAAATTAGCCAAACATTACAAGAATATTGATGCATTAGCTCAAGCTTCTTTAATGGATTTGATTTTGGTGGATGAAATTGGCGAAAGAATTGCAAAAAGTGTTATTGAGTTTTTTGAGAATGAGGAAAACCAAAGTATAATTGATCGTTTGAAAAATCAAGGCGTTCAATTTGAAATTGTTGAAAAAGTAAATCCGAATGCTACTGATAAATTTGCAGGAAAAACATTTGTGGTATCAGGTGTTTTTACTCAATTTTCGCGCGATGAATTAAAGAAAGCGATCGAGGATAACGGAGGAAAAGTAGGAAGTTCGATCTCTGCCAAAACAGATTTTGTGGTGGCAGGAGATAATATGGGACCAGCCAAATTAGAAAAAGCGAATAAGTTAAATATTCCAATATTGTCCGAAGAAGATTTTATAAACAAATTAAATGAAAGCGAATAA
- a CDS encoding lysoplasmalogenase family protein has protein sequence MKANKPSLILFFLALLFTIIFDCMEQDFLVIYTKSIVLPAIFIYFLISSDFRIGKIESLIFLFCFIGQVFEIMAIEASEIGGVLSFLIVYILLLMIFVREHEKLKLTRKDVLPIGIIVIFLVYLLVSILNLQFYNMKKFIILYTIYGVVLGFVSYFSFASYITKGTHIALLMSLMTISFMFSDVFYVFNQSFSHSIVLVIIRDATQIMAYYFMVEYFLEKIKIQKKIR, from the coding sequence ATGAAAGCGAATAAACCGTCTTTGATTTTGTTTTTTCTAGCCTTACTCTTTACGATCATTTTTGATTGTATGGAACAGGATTTCTTGGTAATCTATACGAAATCAATCGTTCTGCCGGCTATTTTTATTTATTTTCTGATTAGTAGCGATTTTAGAATCGGTAAGATAGAAAGTTTAATTTTTCTATTCTGTTTTATAGGCCAGGTCTTCGAAATCATGGCGATTGAAGCTTCTGAAATTGGTGGTGTATTGAGCTTTTTGATTGTTTATATCTTGCTTTTGATGATTTTTGTACGGGAACACGAAAAATTGAAACTAACCAGAAAAGATGTTTTGCCAATCGGTATAATTGTTATATTTCTGGTTTATCTGTTGGTTTCTATACTAAACCTGCAGTTTTATAACATGAAGAAGTTTATTATTCTGTATACTATTTATGGCGTTGTTTTGGGGTTTGTGAGCTATTTTTCGTTTGCAAGTTATATCACAAAAGGAACCCATATCGCCTTGCTAATGTCATTAATGACGATTAGTTTTATGTTCTCCGATGTGTTTTACGTATTCAATCAAAGTTTTTCGCATTCCATTGTTTTAGTGATAATCCGGGATGCCACGCAAATTATGGCGTACTACTTTATGGTAGAATATTTTCTGGAAAAGATTAAAATTCAAAAGAAAATCAGATAA
- a CDS encoding bifunctional metallophosphatase/5'-nucleotidase, with the protein MKRREFIEKTAASTALLSLGLSLSSFESNDIKHLTVLHTNDVHSHIDPFPADDPRNANKGGVSRRAALIETIRKENPNVLLLDAGDIFQGTPYFNYYGGELEFKLMSMMKYDASTIGNHDFDNGLDGLHAQMPHASFDFICSNYDFKNTVMNGLIKPYKIFHKNGIKVGVFGVGIELAGLVDKQMYQETIYNNPVEIAQDMTQLLKKEEKCDLVICLSHLGYEYKNDPSRICDLKLAQLTQDIDLIIGGHTHTFLDKPTVVKNKIGTEVLVNQVGCYGINLGRIDFYFDKDKAHSNQGRSIIV; encoded by the coding sequence ATGAAAAGAAGAGAATTTATCGAAAAAACGGCTGCCAGTACTGCTTTATTAAGCTTAGGTTTATCATTAAGCAGTTTTGAATCCAACGATATTAAACACTTAACTGTTTTACACACCAACGACGTTCACAGCCACATCGACCCTTTTCCGGCTGATGATCCGCGTAATGCAAATAAAGGTGGTGTATCTCGCAGAGCGGCTCTTATAGAAACCATTCGCAAAGAAAATCCAAATGTGCTTTTATTGGATGCCGGTGATATTTTTCAGGGAACCCCGTATTTTAATTACTATGGAGGTGAACTTGAATTTAAGCTGATGAGTATGATGAAATATGATGCCTCAACGATCGGAAATCATGATTTCGACAACGGACTTGATGGTTTACATGCTCAAATGCCTCATGCCAGTTTTGATTTTATTTGTTCTAATTACGATTTTAAAAACACCGTTATGAACGGACTTATAAAACCGTATAAAATTTTTCACAAAAACGGAATCAAAGTGGGCGTTTTTGGTGTTGGAATTGAGCTTGCCGGCTTAGTTGACAAACAAATGTACCAAGAAACGATCTACAACAATCCTGTTGAAATTGCTCAGGATATGACCCAATTATTAAAAAAAGAAGAGAAATGTGATTTAGTCATCTGCCTTTCTCATTTGGGTTACGAATATAAAAATGATCCTTCAAGAATCTGCGATTTAAAGCTGGCGCAATTAACTCAGGATATTGATTTAATTATTGGCGGACATACGCATACTTTTCTGGACAAACCGACTGTTGTAAAAAACAAAATCGGAACAGAAGTATTGGTAAATCAAGTTGGTTGTTACGGAATTAACTTAGGCCGAATTGATTTTTACTTTGACAAAGACAAAGCGCACAGCAATCAAGGAAGGTCTATTATTGTGTAA
- a CDS encoding 5'-nucleotidase C-terminal domain-containing protein has protein sequence MVKLKKYNGFLKLFVIFLTLFFITSCSKNYNLTKIEGKQLPITEKAPQTPEIETFITPYRNNINKDLDSILAYCPETLEKSTGKWQTSIGNLIADVCLKRGNTVFNAREKKDIDLCFLNHGGIRAILPKGNVTKRTAFEIMPFENNLVVLALKGEQLVAMTTYIIKEKKPHPLAGMTFTISKDNTPKNILVQGKPLDTNKTYYVATNDYLANGGDNMNFFLKTTQKFDLNYKLRNVLIDYFKEVDTIPVAKDIRITEE, from the coding sequence ATGGTAAAACTAAAAAAGTATAACGGGTTTTTAAAACTTTTTGTTATATTCTTAACACTTTTTTTTATAACTTCTTGTAGCAAGAACTACAATTTAACGAAGATAGAAGGGAAACAACTTCCTATAACCGAGAAAGCTCCACAAACTCCGGAAATCGAAACTTTTATTACTCCCTATCGCAATAATATCAATAAAGATTTGGACAGCATTTTAGCTTATTGCCCTGAAACACTGGAAAAAAGTACCGGAAAATGGCAAACCAGCATTGGTAATCTAATTGCTGATGTTTGCTTAAAAAGAGGAAATACCGTTTTTAATGCTCGTGAGAAAAAAGATATCGATTTGTGTTTTTTAAATCATGGTGGAATCCGTGCTATATTACCAAAAGGGAATGTTACCAAAAGAACGGCTTTTGAAATTATGCCTTTTGAAAACAATCTGGTGGTTCTGGCCCTAAAAGGAGAACAACTCGTAGCAATGACCACTTATATTATTAAGGAGAAAAAACCGCATCCTTTGGCAGGAATGACTTTTACAATCTCTAAAGACAATACACCAAAAAATATACTTGTTCAGGGAAAACCGCTAGATACCAACAAAACGTATTATGTTGCTACCAATGATTATCTGGCAAATGGCGGAGACAACATGAACTTTTTCCTAAAAACTACTCAGAAATTTGATTTGAATTACAAACTTCGAAATGTACTGATTGATTACTTTAAGGAAGTAGACACGATTCCGGTGGCGAAAGACATTAGAATAACAGAAGAATAA
- a CDS encoding DUF6913 domain-containing protein gives MFLNYIKEFFIKKSLKNNLRSVKNEVFTSAIQTIGLLVDETKFKHSKELIKELVLNGINPDNIKVVAYRDKFKEKKTYSRPTFGRKHINWKGEIETDFLTEFIDTEFDLLISYYDIEKTILMLITAKSKAKFKVGFTSVDKELNRWMIDTTLENYKLFVFELFRYLKNIK, from the coding sequence ATGTTTTTAAATTACATAAAGGAATTTTTTATAAAAAAATCGTTAAAAAATAACTTGCGTAGCGTAAAAAATGAAGTCTTTACAAGTGCTATACAAACAATTGGTTTACTGGTTGATGAGACTAAGTTTAAACATTCAAAAGAGCTGATAAAAGAGCTTGTTTTGAATGGAATCAACCCCGATAACATAAAAGTTGTTGCGTATAGAGATAAATTTAAGGAGAAAAAAACGTACTCAAGACCCACATTTGGTAGAAAACACATCAATTGGAAAGGGGAGATTGAAACAGATTTTTTAACTGAATTTATCGATACAGAATTTGATCTTTTGATTAGTTATTACGACATCGAAAAAACGATTTTGATGTTGATAACGGCGAAGTCAAAAGCAAAATTTAAAGTTGGTTTTACATCCGTCGATAAAGAATTAAACCGATGGATGATAGATACCACCCTGGAAAATTATAAACTTTTCGTTTTCGAATTGTTTAGGTATTTAAAGAACATTAAATAA
- the dapA gene encoding 4-hydroxy-tetrahydrodipicolinate synthase, giving the protein MQSLIGTGVALVTPFKKDFSIDFEALQRIVNFSIDGGVEYLVVMGTTAENATLTQAEKELVIDAVVEYNKGRLPLVLGVGGNNTMQLVEELKTRDFSAFEAILSVSPYYNKPTQEGIYQHFKAIAEASPIPVILYNVPGRTSSNMLPGTVVRLANDFENIVAIKEAAGDVVQAMQLIKNAPKDFLVISGDDMIALPIVLAGGAGVISVIGQGFPKEFSEMIRLGLNKKVNEAFKTQYFLSDCIDMIFEQGNPAGIKQVFKALGIAENTVRLPLVTVDVELANRLNEFVKKSIKVEQD; this is encoded by the coding sequence ATGCAATCATTAATAGGAACCGGTGTTGCTCTGGTAACTCCATTTAAAAAAGACTTTTCAATTGATTTTGAAGCATTACAACGAATCGTAAATTTTTCGATCGATGGAGGAGTTGAGTATCTTGTTGTTATGGGGACCACAGCAGAAAATGCTACCTTGACGCAAGCAGAAAAAGAATTGGTTATAGATGCAGTTGTAGAATATAATAAAGGAAGATTGCCTCTTGTACTGGGTGTTGGAGGTAATAATACCATGCAACTGGTTGAGGAATTAAAGACCAGAGATTTTTCTGCATTTGAAGCTATTCTTTCTGTTTCTCCTTATTATAATAAACCGACACAAGAAGGTATTTATCAGCATTTTAAAGCAATAGCCGAAGCTTCTCCTATACCTGTGATATTGTATAATGTACCGGGGAGAACATCAAGTAATATGTTGCCGGGTACAGTAGTGCGTCTGGCAAATGATTTTGAGAATATAGTAGCCATAAAAGAGGCAGCAGGAGATGTAGTGCAAGCCATGCAGCTGATAAAAAATGCACCGAAAGATTTTCTTGTAATTTCAGGAGATGATATGATTGCTTTGCCAATCGTTTTGGCCGGTGGAGCAGGAGTAATTTCTGTAATTGGGCAAGGTTTTCCAAAAGAATTTTCAGAAATGATCCGTTTAGGATTGAATAAAAAAGTAAATGAAGCTTTTAAGACGCAGTACTTTTTATCCGATTGTATTGATATGATTTTCGAACAGGGAAATCCTGCCGGAATCAAACAAGTATTCAAAGCCCTTGGTATTGCTGAGAACACAGTGCGTTTGCCATTGGTAACGGTAGACGTTGAACTGGCAAACAGGTTGAATGAATTTGTAAAAAAAAGCATTAAAGTAGAGCAGGATTAA
- a CDS encoding outer membrane protein assembly factor BamD, with amino-acid sequence MKKIVSLLIVVALFCSCSDYQKALKNEDVAAKFEVATKMYDAGKYSKAIRLFEQLAPTYRGKPQAEKLFYMFSQSYYKTKQYYLAGYQFESFVSGYPRSEKVQEAAFLGAYSYSKLSPVYSLDQTDTAKGLEKLQAFIDNYPNSEYIGQANDAVKVLNGKLEKKAYENAKGYNLISDYKSALIAFDNFIADFPGTPFKEDALFYKYDSAYKLAINSIPAKMQERLNVAKVAYGNLIKFKSDTKYKVKAEEMNARVETDLQKFTK; translated from the coding sequence ATGAAAAAAATAGTATCTCTATTAATTGTTGTTGCCCTTTTTTGTTCTTGTAGTGATTACCAAAAAGCATTAAAAAATGAAGATGTTGCAGCAAAGTTTGAAGTAGCAACAAAAATGTATGATGCTGGCAAATATTCAAAGGCAATTCGTCTTTTTGAACAATTGGCACCTACGTATAGAGGTAAACCTCAGGCTGAAAAACTGTTTTACATGTTTTCTCAGTCGTATTATAAGACCAAACAATATTATTTGGCAGGTTACCAGTTTGAAAGTTTTGTTTCGGGTTACCCACGAAGCGAGAAAGTGCAGGAAGCTGCTTTTCTTGGGGCTTACAGTTATTCAAAATTATCACCTGTTTACAGTTTAGATCAGACTGATACAGCAAAAGGATTAGAGAAATTACAAGCTTTTATTGATAATTACCCGAATTCAGAATACATTGGTCAGGCCAATGATGCTGTTAAAGTCTTGAATGGGAAATTAGAGAAAAAAGCATACGAAAATGCCAAAGGATATAATTTGATTTCAGATTATAAATCAGCCTTAATCGCTTTTGATAATTTTATCGCTGATTTTCCGGGAACACCTTTTAAAGAAGATGCATTGTTCTATAAATATGATTCTGCATACAAATTGGCAATAAACAGTATTCCGGCAAAAATGCAGGAACGTTTAAATGTGGCAAAGGTGGCGTATGGTAACTTAATTAAGTTTAAGAGCGATACCAAATACAAAGTGAAGGCTGAAGAAATGAATGCCAGAGTTGAAACAGATTTACAAAAATTTACTAAATAA
- a CDS encoding DNA-directed RNA polymerase subunit omega produces the protein MDLKKTNAPVNTITYNKTVIEEPTGNVYEAITIMAKRANQINSEIKKELTEKLEEFATYNDSLEEVFENKEQIEVSKFYEKLPKPHALAVQEWLDGKTYHRGTNK, from the coding sequence ATGGATTTAAAAAAGACGAATGCTCCTGTAAATACAATAACTTACAATAAAACAGTTATTGAAGAGCCAACAGGAAATGTGTATGAGGCAATTACCATTATGGCTAAAAGAGCAAATCAGATTAATTCTGAAATCAAAAAAGAATTAACTGAGAAGTTAGAAGAGTTTGCTACTTACAATGACAGTCTTGAGGAAGTTTTTGAAAATAAAGAGCAAATTGAAGTATCTAAATTTTACGAAAAATTACCTAAACCACACGCTTTAGCTGTTCAAGAATGGTTAGACGGTAAAACATACCACAGAGGTACAAACAAATAA